CGAAAAATCATCGGCACTGGATATCGAAAAAATGCCGGTGGTAGTTCATATGGGATATAGTATCCATGGAAATGAAGCCAGTGGCTCCAACGCTGCGCTGCTGGTGGTCTATTACCTCGCTGCCGCTCAGGGACAATGGATCGATCAACTTCTTCAAAACGAAATCATCATCATTGACCCCTCCTTTAATCCGGATGGGATGAACCGCTTTGCCAGTTGGGTGAATACACATCGGGGGATTCAGACGCTGAATGCAGATCCTGATTCCCGCGAGCATAATGAAGCGTGGCCGAGAGGGCGGACCAATCATTATTGGTTTGACCTCAACCGCGACTGGTTGCCGGTACAGCTTCCCGAGTCCCGCGCCAGGCTGGCAAAATTCCACGAATGGAAATACAACTACTTCACCGACCATCACGAAATGGGTTCTTCCTCTACCTTCTTCTTTCAGCCGGGTATTCCTGCCCGTACGCATCCACTTACACCCGAAGGAACGGTTTCGCTTACCTATGGCATGTCTCCTTATTATGCTGCTGCGCTGGACAGCATTGGGTCGCTGTATTTTACGGAAGAAGATTACGATGATTTCTTTTACGGAAAAGGTTCAACTTATCCTGACATCAACGGTGGGGTAGGGATCCTGTTTGAGCAGGCCAGCAGCCGGGGGCATGTACAGGAAACGGAAAATGGATTGCTGACCTTTCCTTTTACTATCCGCAATCAGTTTACCGCTTCACTTGCTACTTTAAAAGGCACGCTTGCCCTGCGGAAAGCGTTATTAAACCATCAAAGAGAATTTTACCAAAAAGCAAAATCACGGGCTGACGCAGACGAAGTGAAAGCTTACGTTTTTACCGCAGGCAAGGATTTGAGCCGGGCACGGGAGCTTGCGGAAACGGCCCTGCGCCATGATGTGGAAGTTTTTCGTTTGACACGACCTCTTACCCTCGGCAAAAATGAATACGACTCCGGCAATAGTTATATCATTCCCCTCAACCAAAGGCAATACAGCCTGATTCAGGCGATGTTTGAAAAAAGGACAACCTTTAACGACAGCTTGTTTTACGACATTTCAGCCTGGACTTTCCCCCTGGCGTTTGGGGTGCAGTATGATCCCCTGGATAAGAAAACCTATGTGCCGGGTCTGTTGGGAGAAAAGGTGGATTTTGAGGTTCCGCACGGGCATATAGAAGGAGGCAAGTCTGAGTATGCGTATGCATTTGAATGGTTTGACTATTATTCTCCACGGGCGTTGAGCATGCTGGCAGACAAGGAAATACGAGTGAAAGTGGCTACCCAGCCTTTTGGTACGGAAGAGGGAATAATATTTGACTACGGTTCTGTATTGATTCCGATCCAGGGGCAGGAAATGACGCCGGAAGAATTGTATCAGGCCGTAAAAGAAGTAGCAGAAATGGAAAACGGCCCGGTGATTTATTCTCTTAAAACCGGAATGACCACAGGCGTGCGATTGGGGAGCACGACATTTAAAACCATTGAGAAACCTCGTATTGCACTGATCGTCGATGGAAATATCAACAGTTATGAAGCAGGTGAAGCCTGGCATTTGCTGGATACCCGATACCATATGGATGTAACGCTGCTGCCTGTAGATGCCCTATCATCTGCCAGTCTGGACAAATACAATACCCTGATCCTGGTTCATGGCAGCTACGGTGTTTCAGCAGGCGACCGGCTGTCTGAATGGCTGGGAAAAGGAGGTACGATTGTCGCCGATAAAGGGGCAGTCAAATGGTTGTCGCAACAAGGATTTTCACAAATTAAGATGAAAGCCACCCCTGATAATTCAAGAGATACCTTGTTTGCCTACGAAGACAAAACCAATATCGAAGATGCGCAGAACATCAACGGAGCGATTTGCCAAACCCGTGTGGATCTTTCCCATCCATTGGGTTTTGGGTTGGGACAGGAATATCTGCCGGTGTTCCGCAATGCCCGGTTTTTCATGGAAAAAACCGGCAATCCCTGGGCAAATCCAGTCATGTACACAGACACACCGCTGATGAGTGGTTATCTCTCAGACAAGAATGTGGAAGCCTTGCGAAATACCGCTGCGGTTACCGTAGCCAAAGTAGGAAAGGGACGGATTATTGCCATGACCGACGACCTCAATTTCCGGGCATTCTGGTATGGAACCAATAAAATTTTTATGAATGCCATCTGGTTTGGGCGGATTGTGGAATAATCAGGTCAGGTGTTTTGTGGATTTCCGTCTTATGCAATAGAACCTCAGGAGAGACTTTTCACCTTACTTAAAAATTTTTATATAAGTTTGGAATTCGAAAAGGAATGGTTAAATTGG
The Bacteroidia bacterium DNA segment above includes these coding regions:
- a CDS encoding M14 family zinc carboxypeptidase translates to MTRLLSVWLTLIIILMMSKGVSQISLNDYLPQNITYDPSIPKPADILGYEVGEWHVSHDQLVYYMREMASASDRISLEVIGRTYENRPLLHLVITSPENHRNLEKIREEHVQLSLPEKSSALDIEKMPVVVHMGYSIHGNEASGSNAALLVVYYLAAAQGQWIDQLLQNEIIIIDPSFNPDGMNRFASWVNTHRGIQTLNADPDSREHNEAWPRGRTNHYWFDLNRDWLPVQLPESRARLAKFHEWKYNYFTDHHEMGSSSTFFFQPGIPARTHPLTPEGTVSLTYGMSPYYAAALDSIGSLYFTEEDYDDFFYGKGSTYPDINGGVGILFEQASSRGHVQETENGLLTFPFTIRNQFTASLATLKGTLALRKALLNHQREFYQKAKSRADADEVKAYVFTAGKDLSRARELAETALRHDVEVFRLTRPLTLGKNEYDSGNSYIIPLNQRQYSLIQAMFEKRTTFNDSLFYDISAWTFPLAFGVQYDPLDKKTYVPGLLGEKVDFEVPHGHIEGGKSEYAYAFEWFDYYSPRALSMLADKEIRVKVATQPFGTEEGIIFDYGSVLIPIQGQEMTPEELYQAVKEVAEMENGPVIYSLKTGMTTGVRLGSTTFKTIEKPRIALIVDGNINSYEAGEAWHLLDTRYHMDVTLLPVDALSSASLDKYNTLILVHGSYGVSAGDRLSEWLGKGGTIVADKGAVKWLSQQGFSQIKMKATPDNSRDTLFAYEDKTNIEDAQNINGAICQTRVDLSHPLGFGLGQEYLPVFRNARFFMEKTGNPWANPVMYTDTPLMSGYLSDKNVEALRNTAAVTVAKVGKGRIIAMTDDLNFRAFWYGTNKIFMNAIWFGRIVE